The proteins below come from a single Demetria terragena DSM 11295 genomic window:
- a CDS encoding DUF3817 domain-containing protein, translating into MSARTTSLHRTVFRVVAFAEALSWLGLLIGMFFKYVTETGEAGVKIFGPIHGGIFVVYLLVTLWAARHFRWTGAVTVAALASSIPPFCTAIFEVWADRRGLLGRRSEV; encoded by the coding sequence ATGAGCGCACGGACCACGTCACTGCACCGGACCGTCTTCCGGGTGGTGGCCTTCGCCGAGGCCCTCAGTTGGCTAGGTCTGCTGATCGGGATGTTCTTCAAGTACGTCACGGAAACTGGCGAAGCGGGAGTCAAGATCTTCGGCCCGATCCATGGCGGCATCTTCGTGGTGTATCTGCTCGTCACCCTGTGGGCCGCGCGTCACTTCCGATGGACCGGCGCGGTGACAGTCGCCGCACTGGCGAGTTCGATCCCGCCCTTCTGCACGGCGATCTTTGAGGTGTGGGCCGACCGCCGCGGACTTCTAGGCCGTCGGTCCGAGGTGTAG
- a CDS encoding siderophore-interacting protein — MSQAVTATRPFEIFTAEVVRTTRITPHMIRITFSGASLDQFADPGFDQRIKLFLPPIVGSLDDVPRGADWYSQWRAMPEERRAPMRTYTTRFVRPAEHEVDIDLVDHGDLGPASAFARRAQPGDQVLLLGPHAAHPGPHGGLEFPVDLASKTDLLIAGDDTAIPAVSAILEQLPAQARGLAVIEVEHAASIQSVQAPASVRVEWVVRNGARGAAQTPIVRTWLENHPIVGSSEGDSTVYFDGEDDIYWEVSSERGEEVPPLAAWIAGESSVVKALRRLLVRDFAVPRTAVAFMGYWREGMSEA; from the coding sequence ATGTCGCAAGCTGTTACCGCCACGCGCCCCTTCGAGATCTTCACCGCGGAAGTAGTGCGCACAACTCGGATCACGCCCCACATGATTCGCATCACCTTCTCGGGCGCCAGTCTCGATCAGTTTGCCGACCCTGGCTTTGACCAACGCATCAAACTCTTCCTCCCACCGATCGTGGGCAGCCTGGACGATGTTCCTCGCGGCGCGGACTGGTATTCGCAGTGGCGCGCCATGCCCGAGGAACGGCGTGCACCGATGCGGACCTACACCACGCGCTTCGTACGCCCAGCCGAGCACGAGGTCGACATCGATCTCGTCGACCATGGCGACCTCGGCCCGGCCTCGGCGTTTGCTCGCCGGGCGCAGCCGGGGGATCAGGTGTTGCTCCTCGGTCCGCACGCCGCGCATCCCGGGCCGCACGGCGGACTGGAATTTCCGGTCGATTTGGCCAGCAAGACAGACCTCTTGATTGCCGGCGATGACACCGCGATTCCCGCGGTTTCGGCCATTCTGGAACAGCTACCGGCGCAGGCGCGCGGGCTGGCAGTCATCGAGGTCGAACATGCCGCCAGCATCCAAAGTGTTCAGGCGCCGGCGAGCGTTCGGGTCGAGTGGGTGGTCCGAAATGGCGCGCGGGGCGCAGCTCAGACACCGATCGTGCGGACTTGGCTCGAGAACCATCCGATCGTCGGCTCGTCGGAGGGCGATTCCACGGTCTACTTCGACGGCGAGGACGACATCTATTGGGAGGTGTCGAGCGAGCGAGGCGAGGAAGTTCCGCCGCTCGCCGCCTGGATCGCGGGGGAGTCATCGGTGGTCAAGGCGCTTCGTCGCCTCCTCGTGCGCGATTTTGCCGTGCCGCGGACGGCCGTCGCATTCATGGGCTATTGGCGAGAAGGCATGAGCGAGGCGTGA
- a CDS encoding YidH family protein, with translation MTSPKQAQRRPRSVYGVGDDPDPRFSLANERTALAWLRTALAIVAGGVALSSLAGIPELPDWSAALGLVICMAGAGLGVSALIGWRRSERALRLGLPLPAPNALVPLGVAIVILAIAAVVLSAAELRSGV, from the coding sequence GTGACTTCACCCAAGCAGGCCCAGCGGCGTCCCCGCAGCGTTTATGGCGTGGGAGACGACCCGGATCCACGGTTCTCCCTCGCGAACGAACGCACCGCTCTTGCTTGGCTGCGCACCGCGTTGGCGATCGTGGCCGGTGGGGTCGCGCTGTCCTCGCTCGCGGGGATTCCCGAACTGCCCGACTGGTCAGCCGCGTTGGGGCTGGTGATCTGCATGGCCGGGGCTGGGCTCGGGGTGTCCGCGTTGATCGGCTGGCGTCGCAGTGAACGCGCACTACGACTGGGGCTTCCTCTGCCAGCCCCCAACGCACTGGTCCCGCTAGGAGTCGCCATCGTGATTCTGGCGATCGCCGCGGTGGTGCTGAGCGCGGCGGAACTGCGCAGTGGCGTCTGA
- a CDS encoding SDR family NAD(P)-dependent oxidoreductase — MGRRIVITGGGTGIGLAIARRFLVESPSIVLVGRRGHVLDEAAAELRSLEAEVDIETHACDLTDPDEVQWLSDALHHGPMVDVLVANAGGNYGLGADSLAHTAQAWRADFDGNVLSAVLLTQSLLHHFTRPGGRIIAMSSIAALRGSGSYGAAKAAVNAWALSLAGELAPSGITVNAVAPGFVPDTEFWAQRIANDPGIPANRTAAIPVGRPGTPAEVAEAVAYLASPEAGWTTGQILQVNGGTLFGRG; from the coding sequence ATGGGACGACGCATCGTGATTACCGGCGGAGGCACTGGTATTGGACTCGCCATCGCCCGACGCTTCCTCGTGGAGAGCCCGTCGATTGTTCTCGTCGGGCGGCGAGGACACGTGTTGGACGAAGCGGCCGCCGAGTTGCGTTCGCTCGAAGCAGAGGTCGACATCGAGACGCACGCGTGCGACCTCACTGATCCTGATGAAGTGCAGTGGCTCAGCGACGCACTTCATCACGGGCCCATGGTCGATGTCCTGGTCGCCAACGCGGGCGGCAACTATGGACTCGGTGCCGACTCATTAGCGCACACCGCGCAGGCATGGCGCGCAGACTTCGACGGCAACGTCCTGTCTGCGGTGCTCTTGACCCAGTCATTGCTGCACCACTTCACCCGCCCCGGAGGCCGGATCATTGCGATGTCTTCGATCGCGGCCCTGCGCGGTTCAGGCTCGTACGGCGCGGCGAAGGCTGCGGTGAATGCCTGGGCGCTCAGCCTTGCCGGTGAGCTCGCACCGAGCGGGATCACCGTGAACGCGGTGGCACCTGGCTTCGTACCGGACACCGAGTTTTGGGCCCAGCGGATTGCGAACGATCCTGGAATTCCGGCCAACCGGACTGCGGCTATTCCGGTGGGACGTCCGGGCACGCCCGCAGAGGTCGCGGAGGCCGTCGCCTATCTCGCCTCGCCCGAGGCGGGCTGGACGACCGGGCAGATCCTCCAGGTCAACGGTGGGACCCTGTTCGGCCGAGGGTGA
- the rpsA gene encoding 30S ribosomal protein S1 encodes MTATTTSSPIAVNDIGTEEELLAAIDATIKHFDDGDIVDGVIVKVDRDEVLLDIGYKTEGVIPSRELSIKHDVDPGEVVSVGDEVEALVLQKEDKEGRLILSKKRAQYERAWGTIEQIKEDDGVVTGTVIEVVKGGLILDIGLRGFLPASLVEMRRVRDLQPYVGKEIEAKIIELDKNRNNVVLSRRAWLEQTQSEVRTTFLKELQKGQVRSGVVSSIVNFGAFVDLGGVDGLVHVSELSWKHIDHPSEVVEVGQEVTVEVLDVDMDRERVSLSLKATQEDPWQHFARTHAIGQVVPGKVTKLVPFGAFVRVDDGIEGLVHISELAERHVELPEQVVTVGKELFVKVIDIDLERRRISLSLKQANDDAAAGTEFDPTLYGMAAEYDDAGNYKYPEGFDPETNEWLDGFDSQRETWEKQYAEAHTRYEAHQAQIEQARKDDAEAAASDDAPTSYSSGSSSSSSSSDSDDDDESGASAPSPASTPAPAEGTLASDEALAALREKLTGN; translated from the coding sequence ATGACTGCCACTACCACCTCTTCTCCGATCGCTGTCAATGACATTGGTACGGAGGAGGAGCTGCTCGCCGCGATCGACGCGACGATCAAGCACTTTGATGACGGCGACATCGTTGACGGTGTCATCGTCAAGGTCGACCGCGACGAGGTCCTGCTCGACATCGGATACAAGACCGAGGGCGTTATCCCCTCGCGCGAGCTATCCATCAAGCACGACGTTGACCCCGGCGAGGTTGTCTCCGTCGGCGACGAGGTCGAAGCCCTGGTTCTCCAGAAGGAGGACAAGGAAGGCCGGCTGATCCTGTCCAAGAAGCGCGCCCAGTACGAGCGCGCCTGGGGCACGATCGAGCAGATCAAGGAAGACGACGGGGTTGTCACCGGTACCGTCATCGAGGTCGTCAAGGGCGGCCTCATCCTCGACATCGGTCTGCGCGGATTCCTCCCGGCTTCACTGGTCGAAATGCGTCGCGTGCGCGACCTCCAGCCGTACGTCGGCAAGGAGATCGAAGCCAAGATCATCGAACTGGACAAGAACCGCAACAACGTGGTCCTGTCCCGTCGTGCGTGGCTTGAGCAGACGCAGTCTGAGGTGCGCACCACCTTCCTCAAGGAGCTGCAGAAGGGCCAGGTTCGCTCTGGTGTCGTCAGCAGCATCGTCAACTTCGGTGCCTTCGTCGACCTCGGTGGGGTCGACGGTCTGGTGCACGTCTCCGAGTTGTCCTGGAAGCACATCGATCACCCGTCCGAGGTGGTCGAGGTTGGCCAGGAAGTCACCGTCGAGGTTCTCGACGTCGACATGGACCGCGAGCGGGTTTCGTTGTCGCTCAAGGCAACTCAAGAAGACCCGTGGCAGCACTTCGCCCGTACCCACGCGATCGGACAGGTCGTCCCGGGTAAGGTCACCAAGTTGGTGCCGTTCGGTGCGTTCGTCCGCGTTGACGACGGCATCGAGGGTCTGGTCCACATCTCCGAGTTGGCCGAGCGCCACGTGGAGCTGCCGGAGCAGGTTGTCACCGTCGGTAAGGAACTCTTCGTCAAGGTCATCGACATCGACCTCGAGCGTCGCCGCATCTCGTTGTCGCTGAAGCAGGCCAACGACGACGCTGCCGCCGGGACCGAGTTCGACCCGACGCTCTACGGCATGGCCGCCGAGTACGACGACGCGGGCAACTACAAGTACCCCGAGGGCTTCGACCCGGAGACCAACGAGTGGCTTGACGGCTTCGACTCCCAGCGCGAGACCTGGGAGAAGCAGTACGCCGAGGCACACACCCGCTACGAGGCGCACCAGGCGCAGATCGAGCAGGCACGCAAGGACGACGCGGAAGCCGCTGCCAGCGACGACGCGCCGACCTCGTACTCCTCAGGCTCCAGCAGCAGCAGTAGCAGCAGCGACTCTGATGACGACGACGAGAGCGGTGCCTCGGCACCGTCCCCGGCGAGCACCCCGGCTCCGGCCGAGGGCACGCTGGCTTCCGACGAAGCGCTTGCCGCGCTGCGGGAGAAGCTGACCGGAAACTGA
- the uvrB gene encoding excinuclease ABC subunit UvrB, with amino-acid sequence MRPTTDLQRRVAPFNVVSDFQPSGDQPTAIAELTRRVNDGEQDVVLLGATGTGKSATTAWLIEQVQRPTLIMAPNKTLAAQLANEFKELLPNNAVEYFVSYYDYYQPEAYVPQTDTYIEKDSSINDEVERLRHSATNSLLTRRDVVVVASVSCIYGLGTPQEYVERMVRLRVGQQLDRDDLLRKFVQMQYTRNDLAFTRGTFRVRGDTVEIIPVYEELALRIEFFGDEVERIYTLHPLSGEVVHEEQEMYVFPASHYVAGPERMERAIGGIEEELAQQLATFEKQGKLLEAQRLRMRTTYDIEMMRQVGACSGIENYSMHIDGRGRGTAPNCLLDYFPEDFLLVIDESHQTVSQIGAMYEGDMSRKRTLVDHGFRLPSAMDNRPLKWEEFLERIGQTVYLSATPGDYEMAKSDGYVEQVIRPTGLIDPEVVLKPTKGQIDDLLHEIHARAERNERVLVTTLTKKMSEDLTDYLLEKDVRVRYLHSEVDTLRRVELLRELRQGTFDVLVGINLLREGLDLPEVSLVSILDADKEGFLRSARSLIQTIGRAARNVSGQVHMYADSMTPSMQQAIDETNRRRVKQLAYNAEHGIDPTPLRKKIADITDMLQREEADTDALMGSGRTQSRGKSSRGSGQVQADAAVASGHLTDQPAAADLAGLIHQLTEQMHQAAADLHFELAARLRDELGDLKKELRQMQEANR; translated from the coding sequence ATGCGTCCTACGACCGACCTTCAGCGTCGGGTTGCCCCGTTCAACGTGGTCTCGGATTTTCAGCCGAGTGGTGACCAACCGACCGCGATCGCCGAGCTCACCCGTCGCGTCAACGACGGCGAACAGGACGTCGTCCTGCTCGGCGCGACGGGTACCGGAAAGTCCGCAACGACCGCCTGGCTGATCGAGCAGGTTCAGCGCCCCACCCTGATCATGGCGCCCAACAAGACATTGGCCGCACAGTTGGCCAATGAGTTCAAGGAGTTGCTGCCGAACAACGCCGTCGAGTACTTCGTCTCTTATTACGACTACTACCAGCCCGAGGCGTACGTCCCGCAGACCGACACCTATATCGAGAAGGACTCCTCGATCAACGACGAGGTGGAGCGCCTGCGGCACAGCGCCACGAACTCCCTCCTGACCCGTCGTGATGTGGTGGTCGTCGCGTCGGTGTCGTGCATCTACGGCCTAGGGACCCCGCAGGAATACGTCGAACGCATGGTGCGGCTTCGCGTGGGACAGCAGCTCGATCGCGACGATCTGCTGCGCAAGTTCGTCCAGATGCAATACACCCGCAACGACCTGGCGTTCACCCGCGGCACCTTCCGGGTCCGTGGCGACACGGTCGAGATCATCCCGGTCTACGAAGAGCTCGCGCTGCGCATCGAGTTCTTCGGCGACGAGGTCGAACGCATCTATACCCTGCACCCGTTAAGCGGGGAGGTGGTGCACGAAGAGCAGGAGATGTATGTCTTCCCGGCCTCGCACTACGTCGCCGGACCAGAACGGATGGAACGCGCGATTGGCGGCATCGAGGAGGAGTTGGCGCAGCAGCTGGCGACCTTCGAAAAGCAGGGCAAGTTGCTTGAGGCTCAGCGATTGCGGATGCGCACCACCTATGACATCGAGATGATGCGCCAAGTGGGTGCATGCTCGGGTATCGAGAACTACTCGATGCATATCGATGGCCGCGGCCGGGGGACGGCACCCAACTGCCTGCTGGACTATTTTCCAGAGGACTTCCTGCTGGTCATTGATGAGTCACACCAAACCGTGTCTCAGATCGGCGCGATGTACGAAGGCGACATGTCCCGCAAGCGCACCCTGGTTGACCACGGATTCCGGCTGCCGTCAGCGATGGATAACCGCCCGCTGAAGTGGGAGGAGTTCCTGGAGCGCATTGGACAGACCGTCTATCTGTCGGCGACCCCCGGCGACTACGAGATGGCCAAGTCCGACGGTTACGTCGAGCAGGTCATTCGTCCGACCGGCCTGATCGATCCCGAAGTGGTGCTGAAGCCAACTAAGGGTCAAATTGATGACCTCCTGCACGAGATCCACGCCCGCGCCGAGCGCAACGAACGTGTCCTGGTGACGACACTGACCAAGAAGATGTCGGAGGACCTCACCGATTATCTGTTGGAGAAGGACGTCCGGGTGCGTTACCTCCATTCGGAGGTCGACACCTTGCGACGCGTGGAACTGCTGCGTGAACTCCGACAGGGGACCTTTGATGTTCTGGTGGGAATCAACTTGCTCCGAGAGGGCCTCGATCTTCCCGAGGTGTCCTTGGTGTCCATTCTCGACGCAGATAAGGAAGGCTTCCTGCGCTCAGCGCGTTCGCTGATCCAGACGATTGGGCGGGCAGCTCGTAACGTCTCAGGACAGGTGCATATGTACGCCGACTCCATGACACCCTCCATGCAGCAAGCGATTGACGAGACCAATCGGCGACGGGTCAAGCAGTTGGCGTACAACGCCGAGCACGGCATTGATCCGACGCCGCTGCGCAAGAAGATCGCTGACATCACCGACATGCTGCAGCGTGAGGAGGCTGACACCGATGCGCTGATGGGGTCGGGCCGAACCCAGTCGCGGGGTAAATCCAGTCGTGGGTCGGGCCAGGTTCAGGCCGATGCCGCGGTCGCTTCTGGACACCTGACCGATCAGCCAGCAGCCGCCGATCTGGCTGGCTTGATTCACCAACTCACCGAGCAGATGCATCAGGCCGCTGCTGACCTACATTTCGAGTTGGCCGCGCGTCTGCGTGACGAATTGGGCGACCTCAAGAAGGAGCTCCGCCAGATGCAGGAAGCCAACCGGTAG
- the coaE gene encoding dephospho-CoA kinase, whose translation MPSTGYGCVRIPASARALVSGCGIREQGTGVPTVLKVGLSGGIGSGKSTVARRLKDLGAVIIDADLLAREVVEPGTEGLRLVAQHFGPRILATDGSLDRPALGRIVFGDDDARAELNAILHPRILAETDRRFNSAPADAVVVHDMPLLVELDRSAEYHLTVIVAVGEKVRLARLIRDRGMSEQDAQARIAAQATDAERRAAADVWLPNESAMESLQSEVDRLWAQRLAPFNVNLRARTPAEDADAVPVELAASSGTRLEKRLRGNLVRAGLWPQVDTVRSSRRVLSGGVPGIAIELLVGDADARRSSGFQEAMLWSGFVARASSEGAAPSCSYDSADPGQAATVLLRRA comes from the coding sequence ATGCCATCGACTGGCTATGGCTGTGTGCGGATTCCTGCGAGCGCTCGCGCGCTAGTGTCGGGCTGTGGCATCAGGGAACAAGGAACCGGGGTACCCACCGTGTTGAAAGTCGGTCTGTCCGGCGGCATCGGGTCTGGAAAGTCGACGGTCGCCCGTCGACTCAAGGACTTGGGGGCGGTGATCATCGACGCAGATCTGCTGGCGCGTGAGGTTGTCGAGCCTGGTACGGAAGGTTTGCGTTTGGTCGCGCAGCACTTTGGTCCGCGCATCCTGGCCACCGACGGCTCTCTTGACCGTCCAGCCTTGGGCCGGATCGTGTTTGGCGACGATGATGCGCGAGCCGAACTCAACGCGATCCTGCATCCGCGAATTCTTGCCGAGACTGATCGCCGGTTCAATTCCGCTCCGGCGGATGCCGTGGTGGTCCACGACATGCCACTTCTGGTCGAGCTCGACCGATCTGCGGAGTACCACCTCACGGTCATCGTGGCGGTAGGCGAAAAGGTCCGACTGGCACGCCTCATCCGGGATCGCGGCATGAGCGAGCAAGATGCGCAGGCGCGCATTGCCGCGCAGGCGACGGATGCCGAACGGCGCGCAGCAGCCGACGTCTGGCTACCGAACGAGAGCGCGATGGAGTCCTTGCAGTCAGAGGTGGACCGCCTTTGGGCCCAGCGACTCGCCCCGTTCAATGTCAACCTGCGCGCCCGCACTCCGGCCGAGGACGCCGACGCGGTCCCCGTCGAGTTGGCGGCCAGCAGCGGCACCCGACTTGAGAAGCGTCTGCGCGGAAACCTCGTGAGGGCCGGGCTGTGGCCGCAGGTGGACACGGTCCGGAGTTCACGTCGGGTGCTTTCCGGAGGCGTCCCTGGCATCGCGATCGAACTCCTCGTGGGAGACGCGGACGCGAGGCGGAGCAGCGGCTTCCAGGAGGCGATGCTCTGGTCAGGGTTCGTGGCGCGAGCCTCCTCCGAGGGTGCCGCGCCCTCCTGCAGTTATGACAGCGCTGATCCAGGGCAGGCGGCCACGGTGCTTTTGCGTCGGGCATAG
- a CDS encoding DUF202 domain-containing protein has protein sequence MAQREALQPERTELAWHRTVMACALAAIPMSVAHLIDRRYGMLLVTAMVILAIGLSLGPLTARSRQISERGWHHSPWPRLVGVSVAVGAVASLGVATALMRLVVP, from the coding sequence ATGGCGCAGCGCGAGGCCCTGCAGCCGGAGCGCACCGAGTTGGCGTGGCACCGCACTGTCATGGCCTGCGCGCTGGCGGCCATCCCGATGTCCGTAGCCCACCTGATCGATCGCCGCTACGGCATGTTGCTGGTCACCGCGATGGTCATCCTTGCTATTGGGCTATCCCTGGGACCGTTGACGGCTCGATCCCGGCAAATTAGCGAACGCGGTTGGCACCACAGTCCCTGGCCGCGCCTGGTTGGCGTGTCCGTGGCCGTGGGGGCCGTTGCCAGTCTGGGCGTTGCGACAGCCCTCATGCGGCTTGTCGTTCCCTAG
- a CDS encoding class I SAM-dependent methyltransferase yields MNDEPTWLGVARRAVDQSTSVRAQRAWWDDQARDYYREHGDFLGDADLVWGPEGWHESQLNVLGDVSGLRVLEIGAGAAQGSRYLQSVGAQVVATDLSGGMLAQGRAINARRGDGGPPLIQCDGARLPFADRSCDVIFTAYGVMPFVEDAAGVIAEAARVLRPGGLLAFATTHPLRWALPDAPGAEGLTVTASYFDRTPYVEEDENGSVTYVEHHRTIGDWVSHIVGAGLLLQDVIEPDWPATNSQVWGGWSPMRGRLIPGTAIFTARRAERPA; encoded by the coding sequence GTGAACGATGAACCCACCTGGCTCGGTGTCGCCCGACGAGCTGTCGATCAGTCCACGTCAGTACGCGCCCAGCGAGCCTGGTGGGACGACCAGGCTCGCGACTACTACCGCGAACATGGCGATTTTCTCGGCGACGCCGACCTTGTGTGGGGCCCAGAGGGCTGGCACGAATCGCAGCTCAACGTCCTCGGCGACGTCAGCGGGCTTCGCGTCCTGGAAATCGGTGCGGGCGCGGCCCAAGGCAGCCGCTATCTGCAATCGGTCGGAGCGCAGGTCGTCGCCACCGACCTGTCGGGCGGCATGCTGGCTCAGGGTCGGGCCATCAACGCGCGCCGAGGCGATGGGGGTCCGCCGCTCATCCAGTGCGACGGCGCCCGACTTCCCTTCGCGGACCGGTCATGTGACGTCATCTTCACCGCGTACGGCGTGATGCCCTTCGTCGAGGACGCCGCGGGCGTGATCGCGGAGGCTGCTCGGGTGCTTCGCCCCGGTGGCCTGCTGGCGTTTGCCACCACCCATCCCCTGCGTTGGGCCCTTCCCGACGCCCCCGGAGCAGAGGGCCTGACCGTCACTGCGTCCTACTTCGACCGAACTCCCTACGTCGAGGAGGACGAGAACGGTTCGGTGACCTATGTGGAGCATCACCGAACCATCGGCGACTGGGTTTCCCATATCGTCGGCGCCGGCCTGCTGCTGCAGGACGTCATCGAGCCGGATTGGCCCGCCACAAACTCTCAGGTATGGGGCGGCTGGAGCCCGATGCGCGGCCGCCTGATCCCAGGCACGGCCATCTTCACGGCCAGGCGTGCCGAACGCCCGGCTTAA
- a CDS encoding mechanosensitive ion channel → MRAEPFWENFDWASTLQQVIAATVILLITWILAKVVKSVFAKLVDKVGFLQKAGSDGQSLGTSLGAIAALLIWMFGLIAVLSVFKLTAVLTPIQSMLDGVANFLPNLIGAGLVFVVGALLAKVVRDLLRTALGTVPFDKWLQKGNKAASAVEHEARGQQATEQSSSVGGQYAAAAEQSPGAKIANLIATVAYALIMIVVAISALQILGIKSISEPAESMLTMMFEALPAIIAAAIMLAIGAVIAKFAADILAEVLSSLNIDGSLQKMEVLPEGKSAVPGVVKAIQVAIMLFFGVMAAQSLGFPQITRFLTEVLSLGGRVLFGAAIIGAGVFIANLLAKLVGADSPAGVIVKYGTVVLFAAMGLKYMGIADSIIELGFGALVVGGALAAALAFGLGGRDAAAKQLERLGDKTTNKSDSNS, encoded by the coding sequence ATGAGAGCGGAACCGTTCTGGGAGAACTTTGATTGGGCTTCGACCCTGCAGCAGGTCATTGCCGCTACCGTCATCCTCCTCATCACCTGGATTCTGGCGAAGGTCGTCAAGTCAGTCTTTGCCAAGTTGGTCGACAAGGTCGGCTTCTTGCAGAAGGCCGGAAGCGACGGCCAGAGCCTGGGCACTTCACTTGGCGCAATCGCTGCGCTGTTGATCTGGATGTTCGGTCTGATCGCGGTCCTCAGCGTCTTCAAGTTGACTGCTGTCCTCACCCCGATCCAGTCCATGCTCGATGGCGTCGCCAACTTCCTGCCGAACCTCATCGGCGCCGGATTGGTCTTCGTTGTCGGTGCGCTGCTGGCGAAGGTCGTGCGCGATTTGTTGCGTACCGCCCTCGGCACCGTGCCGTTCGACAAGTGGTTGCAGAAGGGCAACAAGGCCGCTTCTGCCGTGGAGCACGAGGCTCGTGGCCAGCAGGCAACGGAGCAGTCGTCCAGCGTTGGTGGCCAGTATGCCGCCGCTGCCGAGCAGTCCCCTGGCGCTAAGATCGCCAACCTCATCGCCACTGTCGCCTACGCGCTGATCATGATTGTGGTCGCTATCTCGGCACTGCAGATCTTGGGTATCAAGTCCATCTCGGAGCCTGCCGAAAGCATGCTGACCATGATGTTCGAGGCGCTGCCGGCCATCATTGCCGCCGCGATCATGCTCGCAATCGGCGCGGTCATCGCTAAGTTTGCGGCCGACATCTTGGCTGAGGTCCTCTCGAGTCTGAACATCGACGGCTCTCTCCAGAAGATGGAGGTCCTCCCCGAGGGGAAGTCGGCCGTCCCTGGAGTCGTCAAGGCCATTCAGGTCGCGATCATGCTCTTCTTCGGTGTCATGGCGGCGCAGTCGCTGGGCTTTCCGCAGATCACCCGGTTCCTCACCGAGGTGCTGTCGCTTGGTGGGCGCGTGCTGTTCGGCGCGGCCATCATCGGTGCTGGCGTTTTCATCGCCAACCTGCTGGCCAAACTCGTGGGTGCTGACAGCCCGGCTGGTGTCATCGTGAAGTACGGCACCGTTGTGCTCTTCGCCGCGATGGGCTTGAAGTACATGGGTATCGCTGACTCGATCATCGAACTCGGCTTTGGCGCACTGGTCGTGGGCGGCGCACTTGCAGCAGCCCTGGCCTTTGGTCTTGGCGGCCGCGACGCGGCAGCCAAGCAGTTGGAGCGTCTTGGCGACAAGACCACGAACAAGTCGGACTCGAACTCCTGA
- a CDS encoding serine hydrolase domain-containing protein, translated as MSQRVSDALNALTPDRLPGWSAAIRVGQDTWVDSGGVADVHSGEPVTTKTAFRIASLTKPVGAVLAMQALERGEISLDEPIARWIPELADLQVWRGGDHAVTETVPADLPLTVRHLLTMTAGWGMSSKGDALDDVLFASAVSPGPEAPKVAGNEGYLAALREIPLAFQPGQGWRYHNCSDVLGIVLSRATGRDLDVLLKNRLRGPLGLETLDFQIDAAVPVATSYFLAFPDQDSLPTATARNRPSFLALGGGLLGTALDCLRAFDELWLPKTISPESARQARSPQLDGPSLAAAITMSGEGTSYGFQVGVNTEPRPPRGGSGAYWWSGGTGCEAWCDPETDTSAVLLTNAGIEMENGPSYVAAFFDALSGG; from the coding sequence ATGAGCCAACGGGTGAGTGACGCACTGAACGCCCTCACGCCGGACCGTTTGCCCGGTTGGTCGGCAGCGATCCGGGTCGGACAGGACACCTGGGTCGACAGCGGCGGGGTAGCAGACGTGCACTCCGGGGAGCCGGTCACGACGAAGACGGCCTTTCGGATTGCGTCGCTGACTAAGCCCGTTGGGGCGGTGCTGGCGATGCAAGCGCTTGAGCGCGGGGAGATCTCGCTCGATGAGCCGATCGCGCGGTGGATTCCCGAATTGGCCGACTTGCAAGTATGGCGCGGCGGCGACCACGCCGTGACCGAGACTGTTCCGGCCGATCTGCCGCTGACCGTCCGGCACCTGTTGACCATGACGGCCGGATGGGGCATGTCGTCGAAGGGTGACGCGCTGGATGATGTGCTGTTTGCTTCGGCGGTCAGCCCGGGGCCTGAGGCGCCGAAGGTTGCGGGCAACGAGGGCTACCTCGCGGCCCTTCGAGAGATACCGCTGGCCTTCCAGCCTGGCCAAGGGTGGCGCTATCACAACTGCTCTGACGTGCTGGGCATCGTCCTGTCGCGGGCGACCGGCCGGGACCTCGACGTCTTGCTGAAAAACCGACTCCGCGGGCCGCTGGGATTGGAGACGCTCGACTTTCAGATCGACGCTGCCGTGCCGGTGGCCACGTCGTATTTCCTGGCATTCCCCGACCAAGATTCGCTGCCGACGGCCACCGCCCGCAACCGCCCATCGTTCCTCGCGCTCGGGGGCGGTCTGCTGGGAACGGCCCTCGACTGTTTGCGCGCGTTCGACGAGCTGTGGTTGCCGAAGACGATCTCTCCTGAGTCCGCGCGGCAAGCTCGGAGCCCACAACTAGATGGCCCATCTCTGGCCGCTGCGATCACCATGTCCGGCGAAGGCACCTCCTATGGCTTCCAGGTGGGCGTCAATACCGAGCCACGGCCACCGCGCGGAGGGTCAGGTGCCTATTGGTGGTCGGGTGGAACCGGGTGTGAGGCATGGTGCGACCCGGAGACTGACACCAGCGCTGTGCTGCTGACGAATGCCGGAATAGAGATGGAGAACGGCCCCTCCTATGTCGCAGCGTTCTTCGATGCGTTGAGTGGTGGCTAA